One part of the Conexibacter woesei Iso977N genome encodes these proteins:
- a CDS encoding TetR/AcrR family transcriptional regulator, with protein MTPTATTSTKRTLSTAEARREAVLEAGMAVFAERGFLGTPTTEVARAAGISQAYLFRLFPTKSDLVVAVVRRSNERIYEAFEAAAARAHAEGTDPFEAMANSYSVLLQDRTMLMTQVHQHAAAASMPEVAEASREWFAQLYALVERVTDMTEEEIHRFFATGMLLNVMAAIGVTDEHGDWAKVLRVC; from the coding sequence ATGACGCCCACGGCCACCACCTCCACGAAGCGCACCCTCTCGACCGCCGAGGCGCGGCGCGAGGCCGTGCTCGAGGCCGGGATGGCCGTGTTCGCCGAGCGCGGGTTCCTCGGGACCCCGACGACGGAGGTCGCCAGGGCGGCCGGCATCTCGCAGGCGTACCTGTTCCGCCTGTTCCCGACCAAGAGCGACCTCGTGGTCGCCGTGGTGCGCCGCTCCAACGAGCGGATCTACGAGGCGTTCGAGGCTGCGGCCGCGCGCGCCCATGCCGAGGGAACCGACCCGTTCGAGGCGATGGCCAACTCCTACAGCGTGTTGCTGCAGGACCGGACGATGCTGATGACGCAGGTCCATCAGCACGCCGCGGCCGCCTCGATGCCCGAGGTCGCCGAGGCGTCGCGCGAGTGGTTCGCGCAGCTGTACGCGCTCGTGGAGCGCGTGACGGACATGACGGAGGAGGAGATCCACCGGTTCTTCGCCACCGGCATGCTGCTGAACGTCATGGCGGCGATCGGCGTCACCGACGAGCACGGCGACTGGGCCAAGGTCCTGCGGGTCTGCTGA
- a CDS encoding glutathione S-transferase family protein, with protein MSGKPQFEKEADEDGRFVRQESRFRELVMERPEAGRYHLYVSLACPWASRTAIVRQIMGLEELLPMTVVDPIRDDKGWRFTDEEPDPVNGFAYLKEAYLLTDPSFDDRVTVPVLFDIQNNRIVNNESAEIIRMLNAWAPNCHDLYPPDLRTAIDEVNDRVYNSVNNGVYRAGFATSQHAYEEAFDELFQTLDWLDDRLATNRYLLGDEITEADWRLFVTLVRFDAVYVGHFKCNRRRIADYDHLSGYLRDLYQEPGIADTVDFDHIKRHYYMTHPELNPTRIVPKGPELDLWASHDRDRLELRRGTAA; from the coding sequence ATGTCCGGGAAGCCCCAGTTCGAGAAGGAAGCCGACGAGGACGGACGGTTCGTCCGCCAGGAGTCGCGCTTCCGCGAGCTGGTCATGGAGCGGCCGGAGGCCGGGCGATACCACCTGTACGTGTCGCTCGCGTGCCCGTGGGCGTCGCGCACGGCGATCGTGCGGCAGATCATGGGCCTCGAGGAGCTCCTCCCGATGACGGTCGTCGACCCGATCCGCGACGACAAGGGCTGGCGCTTCACCGACGAGGAGCCGGACCCCGTCAACGGGTTCGCCTACCTCAAGGAGGCGTACCTCCTCACCGACCCGTCGTTCGACGACCGCGTCACGGTCCCGGTCCTGTTCGACATCCAGAACAACCGGATCGTCAACAACGAGTCGGCCGAGATCATCCGGATGCTCAACGCCTGGGCGCCGAACTGCCACGACCTCTACCCGCCGGATCTGCGCACCGCGATCGACGAGGTCAACGACCGCGTCTACAACTCGGTCAACAACGGCGTGTACCGCGCAGGCTTCGCGACTTCTCAGCATGCCTACGAGGAGGCGTTCGACGAGCTCTTCCAGACGCTCGACTGGCTCGACGACCGCCTCGCGACCAACCGCTACCTGCTCGGCGACGAGATCACCGAGGCGGACTGGCGCCTGTTCGTGACGCTCGTGCGCTTCGACGCCGTCTACGTCGGCCACTTCAAGTGCAACCGGCGCCGGATCGCCGACTACGACCACCTCTCCGGCTACCTGCGCGACCTCTACCAGGAGCCGGGCATCGCCGACACGGTCGACTTCGACCACATCAAGCGCCACTACTACATGACGCACCCGGAGCTGAACCCGACGCGGATCGTCCCGAAGGGGCCGGAGTTGGACCTCTGGGCCTCGCACGACCGGGACCGCCTCGAGCTGCGCCGCGGCACCGCCGCGTAG
- a CDS encoding MFS transporter codes for MTLSPSASTKPRAGWTFVIVSVALFMVTLDNLVVSTALPTIRVDLGASLESLEWTVNAYTLAFAVLLLTGAALGDRFGRKRMFGIGIGLFTLASAAAALAPSADALVAARAIQGVGAAMVLPLTLTLLSEAIPVERRGLAIGAWSGISGLGVALGPVVGGAVVDGISWHWIFWLNVPIGIGLVPLSRRFLTESHGPADKLDLPGIGLAGLGLLGIVFGIVRGEALGWTSASILGALAAGAALLVAFVVWEHRAPAPMLPLRFFKSRAFTATNATSLAMFFGVFGSIFLLSQFFQTTQGLSPLQSGLRVLPWTIMPMFVAPVAGILSDRIGARPLMASGLALQAIAIAWLAAVVTPTVAYSAVLVPFVLAGTGMALVFAPAANSVLGSVRPEEAGQASGATNAIRELGGVLGVAVLASVFNANGGYSSPQSFVDGMTAALPIGAAVLGAGALIALLIPRLRRADETEGAEAPATALVEAA; via the coding sequence ATGACCCTCTCCCCATCCGCGTCCACGAAGCCGCGTGCCGGCTGGACGTTCGTGATCGTCAGCGTGGCCCTGTTCATGGTCACGCTCGACAACCTCGTCGTCAGCACCGCGCTGCCGACGATCCGCGTCGACCTCGGCGCGTCGCTGGAGTCGCTGGAGTGGACGGTCAACGCCTACACCTTGGCGTTCGCCGTCCTGTTGCTGACCGGTGCTGCCCTCGGCGACCGCTTCGGCCGCAAGCGCATGTTCGGGATCGGCATCGGGCTGTTCACGCTGGCGAGCGCGGCAGCGGCACTCGCGCCGTCCGCCGATGCGCTGGTCGCCGCGCGTGCGATCCAGGGCGTGGGCGCGGCGATGGTCCTGCCGCTCACGCTGACGCTGCTGTCCGAGGCGATCCCGGTCGAGAGGCGCGGGCTGGCGATCGGCGCGTGGTCCGGGATCTCCGGCCTCGGCGTCGCGCTCGGCCCGGTCGTCGGCGGCGCGGTCGTCGACGGGATCTCGTGGCACTGGATCTTCTGGCTGAACGTCCCGATCGGGATCGGCCTCGTGCCGCTGTCGCGCCGCTTCCTGACCGAGTCGCACGGCCCCGCTGACAAGCTCGACCTGCCGGGCATCGGGCTCGCCGGGCTCGGCCTGCTGGGCATCGTGTTCGGGATCGTGCGCGGCGAGGCGCTGGGCTGGACGAGCGCCTCGATCCTCGGCGCGCTGGCCGCGGGTGCCGCGTTGTTGGTGGCCTTCGTGGTCTGGGAGCACCGCGCCCCGGCGCCGATGCTGCCGCTGCGGTTCTTCAAGAGCCGCGCCTTCACCGCCACCAACGCGACGTCGCTGGCGATGTTCTTCGGCGTGTTCGGCTCGATCTTCCTGCTCTCGCAGTTCTTCCAGACGACGCAGGGGCTGTCGCCGCTGCAGTCCGGGCTGCGGGTGCTGCCGTGGACGATCATGCCGATGTTCGTGGCGCCGGTCGCGGGCATCTTGTCCGACCGGATCGGCGCGCGGCCGCTGATGGCGTCCGGCCTGGCGCTGCAGGCGATCGCGATCGCCTGGCTGGCCGCGGTGGTCACGCCGACGGTCGCCTACAGCGCGGTCCTGGTCCCGTTCGTGCTGGCCGGGACGGGCATGGCGCTGGTCTTCGCGCCGGCGGCGAACTCGGTGCTCGGGTCGGTCCGGCCGGAGGAGGCCGGCCAGGCGAGCGGCGCGACCAACGCGATCCGCGAGCTCGGCGGCGTCCTCGGCGTCGCGGTCCTGGCGAGCGTGTTCAACGCCAACGGCGGCTACAGCTCCCCGCAGTCCTTCGTGGACGGCATGACGGCGGCGCTGCCGATCGGCGCAGCCGTCCTGGGCGCCGGCGCGCTGATCGCGCTGCTGATCCCGCGCCTGCGGCGCGCGGACGAGACCGAGGGCGCCGAGGCTCCGGCCACCGCGCTGGTCGAAGCCGCGTAG